The Herbaspirillum sp. RTI4 genome has a segment encoding these proteins:
- a CDS encoding IclR family transcriptional regulator domain-containing protein, with protein MPIQKPATSKTTHKKLTPAIDSVSTHAPETSALSIAEQIDALTDSNFMTSLARGLAVINAFSGQRRTLTISQISQMTGIPRAAVRRCLHTLRALGYAAADGNHFSLLPKALTLGYSYLSSTPLTVSAQPCLNQISRTLHESSSLAVLVDQEILYVARAATSRVMSVALNAGSRLPAYCTSLGRVMLAHLPDAELDHYFESVTLRAMTDKTVVSQKRLRAILTEVRISGYALIDEELEIGLRSIAVPVRGASGTVLAALNVGVQASRVSTQKMEEEFFPVLQRSAQELSVLLPG; from the coding sequence ATGCCCATACAAAAACCCGCTACCAGCAAAACGACGCACAAAAAACTCACTCCGGCTATCGACAGCGTAAGCACCCATGCGCCGGAAACGAGCGCATTGAGCATCGCCGAGCAAATCGACGCGCTGACCGATTCCAACTTCATGACCTCGCTGGCGCGTGGTCTGGCGGTCATCAACGCCTTCAGCGGCCAGCGCCGTACACTCACCATCTCCCAGATCAGCCAGATGACCGGCATCCCGCGTGCTGCCGTGCGACGTTGCCTGCACACGCTCAGAGCACTCGGCTATGCCGCTGCCGACGGCAACCATTTTTCTCTGCTCCCCAAGGCCCTGACGCTGGGCTACTCCTATCTGTCGTCAACGCCGCTCACGGTCTCGGCCCAGCCCTGCCTCAATCAGATCTCGCGCACGCTGCACGAATCGAGTTCATTGGCGGTGCTGGTCGATCAGGAAATTTTATATGTGGCACGCGCTGCGACTTCCCGCGTGATGTCGGTAGCGCTCAATGCGGGTAGTCGCCTGCCGGCCTATTGCACCTCGCTCGGTCGCGTCATGCTGGCGCATCTGCCCGACGCCGAACTCGATCACTACTTCGAGTCCGTCACATTGCGGGCGATGACTGACAAGACTGTGGTCTCACAAAAGCGTTTGCGCGCCATCCTGACCGAAGTACGTATTAGCGGTTACGCTTTGATCGACGAAGAACTTGAGATTGGATTGCGCTCGATTGCGGTGCCGGTGCGTGGCGCATCGGGAACGGTGCTGGCGGCATTGAACGTCGGCGTACAGGCTAGCCGTGTCAGTACGCAAAAAATGGAAGAAGAATTTTTCCCTGTGCTACAGCGCAGCGCGCAGGAATTATCGGTGTTGCTGCCTGGATAG
- a CDS encoding GntR family transcriptional regulator — MKTVSATELIAEPLAAADAGGRPLKGGSLPEYVYARLREDIFDMRLLPGDQIIESEIAACFKVSRTPVREALQRLQSDGLMQGYVRGGWEVVPIDFKRFEELYQMRGMIEQFALRQLCAGGGDVALIEQQKAIWCVALEQRLSDGRQVAILDEQFHLALVRAAGNKEIASTFERLTDRIRIVRRLDFIYGDCVQSTYDEHAGILNKIAAPTADEAASLMARHIEEGHVDITNITLHRLQSTRASAGAERLAYVQVKVMRHV, encoded by the coding sequence ATGAAAACAGTTTCCGCCACAGAGTTGATCGCCGAACCTCTGGCCGCTGCGGATGCTGGCGGCAGGCCGCTCAAAGGCGGTTCTTTGCCTGAGTATGTATATGCCCGCTTGCGCGAAGATATTTTCGACATGCGCTTGCTGCCGGGCGATCAGATTATCGAAAGCGAAATCGCGGCCTGCTTCAAGGTCTCGCGCACGCCGGTACGCGAGGCTTTGCAGCGCTTGCAGAGCGATGGTCTGATGCAGGGCTATGTGCGCGGCGGCTGGGAAGTGGTGCCGATTGATTTCAAGCGGTTTGAAGAGTTGTATCAAATGCGCGGGATGATAGAACAGTTCGCCCTCCGTCAATTGTGTGCCGGTGGAGGGGATGTTGCGCTGATAGAACAGCAAAAGGCGATCTGGTGCGTCGCGCTGGAACAGCGTTTAAGTGATGGCAGGCAGGTGGCGATACTGGATGAGCAATTCCATCTGGCGCTGGTCCGTGCCGCAGGAAACAAGGAAATTGCCAGTACTTTCGAGCGGCTGACCGATCGCATCCGCATCGTGCGTCGGCTCGATTTCATTTATGGCGATTGCGTGCAGTCGACCTACGATGAACATGCCGGGATACTCAATAAAATCGCCGCGCCTACCGCCGATGAAGCGGCCAGTCTGATGGCCAGGCACATCGAGGAGGGACACGTCGATATCACTAATATCACCTTGCATCGACTGCAAAGCACGCGGGCTTCGGCCGGTGCAGAGCGGCTGGCATATGTGCAGGTGAAAGTGATGCGGCATGTCTGA
- a CDS encoding gamma-glutamyltransferase family protein, producing MFNFDSNHYPYSSRRSAVYSQRGMVATSQPLAAQAGLQVLQAGGNAIDAAIATAAALTVVEPTANGIGGDAFALIWHKDKLHGLNASGAAPMAISIDKLHAAGHQTMPKYGALPITVPGTPGAWASMAERFGNFSLERSMSSAITLAQDGYPVSPMVAFAWQQAHTLFKGVFKEPCFQSWFDTFGVDGRAPRAGEIWRSQGHADTLRSIASDNAASFYRGALAEKTAAFVRASGGYLDAADMAAYQPQWVDPISCNYRGYDVWEIPPNGHGLVALLALNILKGFDFSERDCLQTYHRQIEAIKLAYADGLAHIADSGHMRVSVQDLLSDAYADERRKLIGERAVLPQAGQPPSGGTVYLSTADDQGNMVSFIQSNYMGFGSGLVVPGTGIALHNRGNNFTLDAAHPNSLAPGKRPYHTIIPGFLTKDGKAVGPFGVMGGFMQPQGHVQMVMNTVDFGLNPQSSLDAPRWEWESGNKVSIEHSNAEHLFRGLRGLGHEVSWSGNQLGFGRGQIIWRDQNGVLCGGTEPRTDGCVAAW from the coding sequence ATGTTTAATTTTGATTCCAATCATTATCCCTACAGCTCCCGCCGCAGTGCGGTGTATTCCCAACGTGGCATGGTAGCGACCTCGCAGCCACTGGCCGCGCAAGCCGGACTGCAAGTGCTGCAAGCAGGCGGCAATGCCATCGATGCGGCAATCGCCACCGCTGCCGCGCTGACCGTGGTGGAGCCGACCGCCAACGGTATCGGCGGTGATGCGTTTGCGCTGATATGGCATAAAGACAAACTGCACGGCCTCAATGCCAGCGGTGCTGCGCCGATGGCGATTTCGATCGACAAGCTGCATGCGGCCGGTCATCAAACCATGCCGAAATACGGCGCGCTGCCGATTACCGTTCCTGGTACGCCCGGTGCCTGGGCCAGCATGGCCGAGCGCTTCGGTAATTTTTCTTTAGAGCGTTCCATGTCCAGTGCAATCACGCTGGCGCAGGACGGTTATCCGGTATCGCCCATGGTCGCGTTTGCCTGGCAGCAGGCGCATACCCTGTTCAAGGGCGTGTTCAAAGAACCCTGTTTTCAATCCTGGTTTGATACCTTCGGTGTCGATGGTCGCGCTCCGCGCGCGGGAGAAATCTGGCGTTCGCAAGGCCATGCAGATACCTTGCGTTCCATTGCCTCCGATAACGCCGCCAGTTTTTATCGCGGCGCGCTGGCTGAAAAAACGGCGGCTTTTGTGCGCGCCTCCGGCGGGTATCTTGATGCGGCCGATATGGCGGCGTATCAGCCGCAGTGGGTTGATCCCATCAGCTGCAACTATCGCGGTTACGACGTCTGGGAAATTCCGCCGAATGGTCATGGACTGGTGGCCTTGCTGGCCTTGAATATTCTCAAGGGTTTTGATTTCAGCGAACGCGATTGCTTGCAGACTTATCACCGCCAGATCGAAGCGATCAAGCTGGCTTATGCCGATGGTCTGGCGCATATCGCCGATAGCGGCCACATGCGCGTCAGTGTGCAGGATTTGTTGTCCGATGCTTATGCCGATGAACGCCGCAAGCTGATAGGCGAACGTGCGGTATTGCCACAGGCAGGACAGCCACCGAGTGGCGGCACCGTCTACCTGAGTACGGCCGATGATCAGGGCAATATGGTGTCCTTCATCCAAAGCAACTACATGGGATTCGGTTCCGGACTGGTGGTGCCGGGGACCGGCATTGCGCTGCATAACCGGGGTAATAATTTCACACTCGATGCCGCGCATCCGAACAGTCTTGCGCCGGGCAAGCGTCCGTATCACACCATCATTCCCGGCTTCCTCACCAAGGACGGCAAGGCGGTCGGGCCGTTTGGTGTGATGGGCGGATTTATGCAGCCGCAGGGGCATGTGCAGATGGTGATGAACACCGTCGACTTCGGCCTCAATCCGCAATCTTCGCTCGATGCGCCGCGCTGGGAATGGGAAAGCGGCAACAAAGTCAGTATCGAACACAGTAATGCAGAACATCTCTTCCGTGGCCTGCGCGGGCTGGGGCACGAGGTGTCGTGGTCGGGCAATCAGCTCGGTTTCGGCCGCGGTCAGATTATCTGGCGCGACCAGAACGGCGTGCTGTGCGGCGGTACCGAACCGCGTACCGATGGTTGCGTTGCGGCCTGGTAA
- a CDS encoding dipeptide ABC transporter ATP-binding protein: MSTPLLRVSGLKKHFPSGRRGATPVKAVDDVSFDIEEGQTMGLVGESGCGKSTTGRSVLRLIEPTAGKIEFMGQELTTLGAAPLRAMRRNMQMVFQDPFASLNPRMTIGQVLEEPLIVHRLADRTSRKRKVAETLEVVGLNAGYADRYPHEFSGGQRQRVGIARAIITRPKLVVADEAVSALDVSIQAQILNLLQDLQKELGLTYLFVSHDLAVIRHVSDRIGVMYLGRMVESGSCENVYRSPKHPYTQALLSAIPREHPDQVRERIVLQGSIPNPAAPPSGCHFHPRCPSCMDLCKTQAPPAIAVSAGEYVTCHLYR; encoded by the coding sequence ATGTCCACTCCTTTATTGCGCGTAAGCGGACTCAAGAAACATTTTCCCTCAGGACGACGCGGCGCAACGCCGGTCAAGGCGGTCGATGATGTTTCCTTCGATATCGAAGAAGGCCAGACCATGGGACTGGTCGGCGAATCCGGTTGTGGAAAATCGACTACCGGTCGCAGCGTCTTGCGGCTGATTGAACCGACCGCCGGAAAAATTGAATTCATGGGACAGGAGTTGACGACTCTTGGTGCGGCTCCCTTGCGGGCAATGCGTCGCAATATGCAGATGGTGTTCCAGGACCCTTTTGCCTCGCTCAATCCGCGCATGACCATCGGGCAAGTGCTGGAAGAGCCGCTGATCGTGCATCGTCTGGCTGATCGCACCAGCCGTAAACGCAAGGTCGCGGAAACGCTGGAAGTGGTCGGCCTCAATGCCGGCTATGCAGACCGGTATCCGCATGAATTTTCAGGTGGACAGCGGCAGCGCGTCGGCATCGCACGCGCCATTATTACGCGCCCCAAACTGGTGGTGGCCGATGAAGCCGTGTCCGCGCTGGATGTGTCGATTCAGGCGCAGATACTGAATCTGTTGCAGGACTTGCAGAAAGAACTGGGCCTGACCTATTTGTTTGTCTCGCACGATCTGGCGGTGATCCGCCATGTCAGCGACCGCATCGGCGTCATGTATCTGGGACGCATGGTGGAATCGGGCAGCTGTGAAAACGTGTATCGCTCGCCCAAACATCCCTACACGCAGGCCTTGCTGTCGGCCATTCCGCGTGAACATCCTGATCAGGTGCGCGAACGCATCGTGCTGCAAGGGAGTATTCCCAATCCGGCCGCGCCGCCGTCCGGCTGCCATTTTCATCCGCGCTGTCCGTCTTGCATGGACCTCTGTAAAACCCAAGCACCACCGGCCATTGCTGTATCTGCCGGTGAATATGTGACCTGTCATCTTTATCGCTAA
- a CDS encoding ABC transporter ATP-binding protein, translating to MLEVKHLKVEFISHGKSIAPVDEVSFTVGANETVGLLGESGCGKSVTALSILRLFPLASKVRLSGSVTYQGRDLLTVDDADLRAIRGKQIAMIFQEPMTSLNPLQKIGAQLGEMLRMHTALSRSERDSKVIAMLQRVGLSRAEQLVNEYPHSLSGGMRQRVMIAMALLCDPGILICDEPTTALDVTIQAQILDLMRQLKQEQGTSILMITHDLGVVAEMCERVIVMYAGQVVEQSSVRDLFDAPAHPYTQALMRARPALDATPGQRLTAIPGSVPPPGMAGAGCRFAARCAKADDICREQMPALTEVASGHLARCWYPN from the coding sequence ATGCTGGAAGTCAAACATCTCAAAGTCGAATTTATCAGCCACGGCAAAAGTATTGCGCCGGTGGACGAGGTGTCGTTCACCGTCGGGGCCAATGAAACCGTGGGCTTGCTCGGCGAATCGGGTTGCGGCAAGAGCGTCACTGCTCTGTCGATACTGCGGCTGTTTCCGCTGGCCAGCAAGGTCAGGCTGAGCGGCTCCGTTACCTATCAGGGACGCGACTTGCTGACGGTGGATGACGCCGATCTGCGCGCCATTCGCGGCAAGCAGATCGCCATGATTTTTCAGGAGCCGATGACTTCGCTCAATCCGCTGCAAAAAATCGGCGCGCAACTGGGCGAGATGCTGCGCATGCATACCGCGCTTTCGCGCAGCGAGAGGGATAGTAAAGTCATTGCAATGTTGCAGCGGGTCGGCTTGTCGCGTGCGGAGCAACTGGTCAATGAGTATCCGCATAGCCTCTCTGGCGGCATGCGTCAGCGCGTGATGATTGCCATGGCCTTGCTGTGCGATCCCGGCATTCTGATTTGCGACGAGCCGACCACGGCGCTCGATGTCACGATACAGGCCCAGATTCTGGACCTGATGCGGCAACTCAAGCAGGAGCAGGGCACGTCGATATTGATGATTACGCATGATCTCGGTGTGGTGGCTGAAATGTGCGAACGGGTGATCGTGATGTATGCGGGACAGGTAGTGGAGCAAAGCAGCGTGCGCGATTTATTCGACGCACCGGCGCATCCCTACACGCAGGCGCTGATGCGCGCCAGGCCAGCGCTCGATGCCACGCCGGGCCAGCGACTGACAGCGATTCCCGGTTCGGTACCACCGCCCGGCATGGCCGGTGCCGGTTGCCGCTTTGCTGCGCGTTGCGCCAAAGCGGACGATATCTGCCGTGAGCAGATGCCCGCATTGACCGAAGTGGCATCCGGCCATCTGGCCCGCTGCTGGTATCCGAACTGA
- a CDS encoding ABC transporter permease → MSDDLNSASPPPALNVTPVLPQRPRLLGLRRFAANRFALVGALIILLLVLVALLAPVLAPYDPIFDQDYSNILAGPSSAHWLGVDDLGRDIFSRMIFGARISLQAALIAVGLAFGIGVPIGIASGYFRGVWDEWIVMRIVDALQAFPSLILALALSAALGGGFYNAMVAVGIGFTPAFVRLARGQAMTIRNLDYVMAARSVGAGHLRIMWRYVLPNAMAPLVIQATLAMGSAIIAEAGLSYLGLGARPEDPSWGSMLHTAQAYLNSNPMLALWPGMAIFAVVLGFNFFGDGIREVFDPKLKR, encoded by the coding sequence ATGAGTGATGATTTGAATTCCGCTTCGCCACCCCCTGCATTGAACGTCACGCCCGTATTGCCACAGCGCCCGCGCCTTCTCGGCCTGCGTCGTTTTGCGGCCAATCGCTTTGCCTTGGTGGGGGCGCTCATCATCTTGCTGTTGGTACTGGTGGCCTTGCTGGCACCGGTATTGGCACCTTACGATCCGATTTTCGATCAGGACTACAGCAACATTCTGGCCGGCCCCAGCAGCGCGCACTGGCTGGGCGTGGACGACCTCGGTCGCGATATTTTTTCGCGCATGATTTTCGGTGCGCGTATTTCGCTGCAAGCTGCATTGATCGCGGTCGGTCTGGCGTTTGGGATCGGCGTACCGATAGGCATTGCCAGCGGTTATTTTCGTGGCGTCTGGGATGAGTGGATCGTGATGCGCATCGTCGATGCCTTGCAAGCCTTTCCCTCACTGATTCTGGCACTGGCTTTGTCGGCCGCGCTGGGTGGCGGGTTTTACAACGCCATGGTAGCGGTCGGGATTGGCTTTACACCGGCCTTCGTCCGACTGGCACGCGGGCAGGCGATGACCATCCGCAATCTCGATTACGTGATGGCGGCACGTTCGGTTGGTGCCGGTCATCTGCGCATCATGTGGCGCTATGTGCTGCCGAATGCGATGGCACCACTGGTGATTCAGGCCACGCTGGCAATGGGTTCCGCCATCATTGCCGAAGCCGGCTTGTCCTATCTGGGGCTGGGCGCACGGCCGGAAGACCCGAGCTGGGGATCGATGCTGCACACCGCACAGGCCTATCTCAATTCCAATCCTATGCTGGCCTTGTGGCCAGGGATGGCGATTTTTGCGGTGGTGCTGGGATTCAATTTTTTCGGCGATGGCATCCGCGAAGTGTTCGATCCGAAACTGAAACGCTGA
- a CDS encoding ABC transporter permease yields the protein MPKLLKSILLVLPTLLLVSIVIFSLLAILPGDPVSAILGQEATPDAILALRAQLGLDDPLYVQYGRWLWAALHGDLGRSFIDHTPVIDALLPRLAVTIELALGSFLIAVVIAVPAGILAAVRPRGIANYVCSLLALCGMSVPPFWLGMMFIVLFAVKLEWLPASGYVPLFEDWRGNLMAMMLPMLATGLRESAILMRMVRSGLLEVMNEDYIRTAFSKGLTDWGVVIGHALRNAMIPVVTSSGLMVSGMLGGLVITESIFSIPGMGKMIVDAIFSRDYIVVQAGVLAAALMVVIVNLAVELLYGVIDPRIAGERS from the coding sequence ATGCCTAAATTACTCAAGAGCATCCTGCTCGTGTTACCGACTTTGCTGTTAGTCAGCATCGTCATTTTTTCCTTGCTGGCGATTTTGCCGGGCGATCCGGTCAGCGCCATTCTCGGGCAGGAGGCAACGCCTGACGCCATTCTGGCTTTGCGCGCCCAACTTGGGCTCGACGATCCGCTCTATGTGCAATACGGCCGCTGGTTATGGGCGGCGCTGCATGGCGATCTGGGGCGTTCCTTCATCGATCACACGCCGGTCATCGATGCCTTGCTGCCGCGTCTGGCCGTCACGATAGAACTCGCGCTGGGCAGTTTTCTCATTGCCGTAGTGATCGCGGTACCGGCCGGCATACTGGCCGCAGTGCGGCCGCGTGGCATCGCCAATTATGTCTGCTCGCTGCTGGCTTTATGCGGCATGTCGGTGCCGCCGTTCTGGCTGGGCATGATGTTCATCGTGCTGTTTGCCGTCAAGCTGGAGTGGCTGCCCGCTTCCGGCTATGTGCCGTTGTTTGAAGACTGGCGCGGCAATCTGATGGCAATGATGCTGCCGATGCTGGCCACCGGTCTGCGCGAATCGGCAATCCTCATGCGCATGGTGCGCAGCGGCTTGCTCGAAGTGATGAACGAAGACTATATCCGCACCGCGTTTTCTAAAGGGTTGACCGATTGGGGCGTCGTCATCGGCCACGCCTTGCGCAATGCCATGATTCCGGTGGTGACGTCGAGTGGCCTGATGGTGTCCGGCATGTTGGGTGGTCTGGTCATTACTGAAAGTATCTTCAGCATTCCCGGCATGGGAAAGATGATTGTCGATGCGATTTTCAGCCGCGATTACATCGTCGTGCAAGCCGGTGTGCTGGCGGCGGCGCTGATGGTGGTGATCGTCAACCTGGCGGTGGAATTATTGTATGGCGTGATCGATCCGCGCATTGCCGGAGAGCGCTCATGA
- a CDS encoding ABC transporter substrate-binding protein: MNQRLPLRIVSALMAGVSCSAMAMTINISLDNDPNKLDPMQSSMIAERMIYQSIYDKLLDLDESGKIVPMLAERWSVSDDQKTYTLYLRKGIQFQDGTPFNAQAVEFNLLRDLEKNSLRKNDLKYLKHTTVVDDATLKIELTAPFAPFLSILTDRAGMMSSPTAIKKFGDDYINNPVGTGPFIYKGRLKGSSLTLEKNPNYWQPGLPKADQIVYKIMSDVNVAFNNLRSGQVDITNRFPYKELSNISAGGKYLVINKPSMGFRGFYFNTSRPPFDKKEVREAIDILIDRNVIGKVVYNGAVSPSHSPFSKAQFAYGPSDLPPKVDLARAKALLKSVGKEGGFSFHLILPTTPEELQVGQMLQGMLRPAGISVVLEKAELATQIETGKTGNYEALMVGWSGRPDPDQNIYDFVVTNGSLNYSKFGTKEIDTLMMQARVESDVAKRKATYDQAMQILAHEVPYIYLNHDNVLFGISKAVKGFRFVPDGVIRTATLAK, encoded by the coding sequence ATGAATCAGCGTTTGCCGTTACGAATCGTATCCGCATTGATGGCGGGAGTCAGTTGCTCGGCCATGGCCATGACGATCAATATTTCTCTCGATAACGATCCCAACAAGCTCGACCCCATGCAGTCGTCGATGATTGCCGAGCGCATGATCTATCAGAGCATTTACGACAAGTTGCTCGATCTCGATGAAAGCGGCAAGATCGTCCCCATGCTGGCCGAGCGCTGGTCGGTTTCCGATGATCAAAAAACTTACACCTTGTATTTGCGCAAGGGCATTCAGTTCCAGGACGGTACGCCGTTCAATGCGCAGGCAGTGGAATTCAATTTGCTGCGCGATCTGGAAAAAAATTCGTTGCGCAAGAACGATCTGAAATATCTCAAGCACACTACCGTCGTCGATGACGCCACGCTGAAGATAGAGCTGACCGCGCCGTTTGCCCCATTTCTGTCTATCCTGACCGACCGTGCCGGCATGATGTCTTCTCCCACCGCGATTAAAAAATTCGGCGACGACTACATCAACAATCCGGTCGGCACCGGCCCTTTCATTTACAAGGGTCGTTTAAAAGGATCCAGCCTGACGCTGGAAAAAAATCCTAATTACTGGCAACCGGGTTTGCCCAAGGCCGATCAGATCGTCTACAAGATCATGAGCGATGTCAACGTCGCCTTCAACAATCTGCGCAGTGGTCAGGTCGATATCACCAATCGTTTTCCGTATAAAGAATTGAGTAATATCTCCGCCGGCGGCAAGTACCTGGTGATCAACAAACCATCGATGGGCTTTCGCGGGTTTTATTTCAATACCAGCCGGCCGCCTTTCGACAAGAAGGAAGTCAGGGAAGCAATCGATATCCTGATCGACCGCAATGTCATCGGCAAAGTGGTCTACAACGGTGCCGTTTCGCCTAGTCATTCACCGTTCAGCAAGGCCCAGTTTGCTTATGGCCCGTCGGACCTGCCGCCCAAGGTCGATCTGGCGCGCGCCAAAGCTTTGCTGAAGTCAGTGGGTAAAGAGGGTGGCTTCAGCTTCCATCTGATTTTGCCGACCACGCCGGAAGAATTGCAAGTGGGGCAGATGTTGCAAGGCATGTTGCGTCCCGCCGGCATCAGCGTGGTGCTGGAAAAAGCGGAACTGGCAACGCAGATAGAAACCGGCAAGACCGGCAACTATGAAGCGCTGATGGTGGGCTGGAGCGGTCGTCCCGATCCCGATCAGAACATCTACGATTTCGTTGTGACCAATGGCTCGCTGAATTACTCCAAATTCGGCACCAAAGAAATCGATACCCTGATGATGCAGGCACGGGTTGAAAGCGATGTCGCCAAACGCAAAGCCACTTACGATCAGGCCATGCAAATTCTGGCGCACGAGGTGCCGTATATCTACCTCAATCACGACAACGTGCTGTTCGGTATTTCGAAGGCAGTAAAAGGTTTCCGTTTCGTGCCTGATGGCGTGATTCGAACCGCAACACTGGCCAAGTAA
- a CDS encoding hemagglutinin repeat-containing protein: protein MSLSVCLCAKPRRLVNGTQITASQIYNKTETQSGLFSGGCIGVTHLNAGQQVSLSSGHDTTLKGAVVKGETVLVDAGNELTIESLQDSSQLDSKQSSASAGVSVCIPPLCFGVSSAGGSISKAKVDGDYLSVTEQSGIQSGDGGFNVKVNGNTDLKGAVITSSQSAIENNKNQLTTGTLTQSALQNHDRYDASGFSLSASVSTKLGNQDIADSPTHSAADKRAASDKTNPAQPGGSAGMSSDGGNKNSTTESGISGAKITITDRAGQEKKTGNTAEQTLASLKRGVSSDKDTSESLQKNWDGAQLMEQTQANVQITAAFSGQAAKLIGDYATNKFKEAERNQDLVGMENWKEGGAYRIAAHAAAGALAGGLPGALGAGASAAAMPEIGKLIDGMDVPAPVKQALGATVASVVGAVASGGSMAGVGEAMTVDVNNRQLHQSDIDNAKKLAEKAKKKGLPYTEQEIKDALQRAGIKDEKGNIKILPDTREIYVNGQPLPNGSGTLSLADNQKQNAPFAVDKQDGPVYLERLPKAPSKELADFISANSPQYVFDMPKATSSTRPYNSQNATCATAECATG from the coding sequence ATGAGCCTGTCAGTTTGTTTGTGTGCAAAGCCACGAAGACTTGTCAACGGCACGCAAATCACCGCCAGCCAGATCTACAACAAAACCGAAACCCAATCCGGCCTCTTCAGCGGCGGCTGCATCGGCGTCACCCACCTCAATGCCGGACAACAAGTCAGCCTCAGCTCCGGCCACGACACCACCCTCAAAGGCGCGGTTGTCAAAGGTGAAACCGTTCTTGTCGACGCCGGAAACGAGCTCACCATCGAAAGCCTGCAAGACAGCAGCCAACTCGACAGCAAACAAAGCAGCGCCAGTGCTGGCGTGAGCGTCTGCATCCCGCCGTTGTGCTTCGGCGTGAGCAGCGCCGGCGGCAGCATTTCAAAAGCCAAAGTCGACGGCGACTACCTCAGCGTCACCGAACAAAGCGGCATCCAATCAGGCGACGGCGGCTTCAACGTCAAGGTCAACGGCAACACCGACCTCAAAGGGGCCGTCATCACCAGCAGCCAGAGCGCCATCGAGAACAATAAAAACCAGCTCACCACCGGCACGCTCACCCAAAGCGCCCTGCAAAACCACGACCGCTACGACGCCAGCGGCTTCTCGCTCAGCGCCAGTGTCAGCACCAAACTCGGCAATCAAGACATCGCCGACAGCCCCACCCACAGCGCCGCCGACAAACGCGCCGCCAGCGACAAAACCAACCCCGCCCAACCCGGCGGCAGCGCCGGCATGAGCAGCGACGGTGGTAATAAAAACAGCACCACCGAAAGCGGCATCAGCGGCGCAAAGATCACCATCACCGACCGCGCCGGTCAGGAAAAGAAAACCGGCAACACCGCCGAACAAACCCTCGCCAGCCTCAAACGCGGCGTCAGCAGCGACAAAGACACCAGCGAATCGCTCCAGAAAAACTGGGACGGCGCGCAACTGATGGAGCAAACGCAAGCCAACGTCCAGATCACCGCCGCCTTCAGCGGACAAGCCGCCAAACTCATCGGCGACTACGCGACGAATAAATTCAAAGAAGCCGAACGCAATCAAGACCTCGTCGGCATGGAAAACTGGAAAGAAGGCGGGGCCTACCGCATCGCCGCCCACGCTGCTGCGGGCGCATTAGCGGGCGGACTTCCCGGTGCACTAGGCGCCGGAGCAAGCGCCGCCGCCATGCCGGAAATCGGCAAACTGATCGACGGCATGGACGTGCCTGCACCCGTCAAACAAGCACTGGGCGCGACCGTTGCTTCCGTGGTGGGGGCAGTGGCCAGTGGGGGATCGATGGCGGGGGTAGGGGAGGCGATGACGGTCGATGTCAACAATCGGCAGTTGCATCAGAGCGATATTGACAATGCAAAAAAACTAGCGGAAAAAGCAAAGAAAAAAGGCTTGCCTTATACGGAACAAGAGATCAAAGATGCCTTGCAACGCGCAGGAATAAAAGATGAAAAGGGAAACATAAAAATTCTTCCTGACACCCGAGAAATTTACGTCAATGGTCAGCCGCTGCCCAATGGTTCTGGAACGCTTTCGTTAGCCGACAACCAAAAGCAGAACGCGCCGTTTGCGGTAGATAAACAGGACGGCCCTGTGTACTTGGAGCGTCTTCCAAAAGCGCCCTCCAAAGAGTTGGCTGATTTCATTTCAGCCAATTCTCCACAGTACGTGTTTGACATGCCAAAGGCCACAAGCAGCACACGTCCTTATAATTCACAAAACGCAACTTGCGCAACGGCGGAATGTGCAACAGGCTGA